Sequence from the Bacillus sp. es.036 genome:
ATGGCGGGTCTTTGGTGTGTGAATGTTGGATATGGTCGAGAAGAGCTCGCTCAGGCAGCTTTCGATCAGCTTAAAGAACTATCTTATTATCCCTTAACACATACACATGCTCCGGCGATTAAATTAGCGGAAAAGTTAAATGAAATGCTTGGTGGAGGATATGTCATCTTCTTTTCAAACAGCGGTTCTGAAGCAAATGAAACTGCATTTAAGATCGCCAGGCAGTATCATGAGCAAAAAGGGGAAGGAAGTAGACATAAAATTGTTTCACGTTATCGGGCGTATCATGGAAATACGATGGGGTCATTAGCTGCAACCGGTCAGGCACAGCGGAAGTATAAGTATGAACCGCTTGGCCAGGGCTTTTTACATGTGCAGCCACCAGATACGTACCGTGATGTAGAAGACGATCGGGTTCAACTTGCGTCCGTCAAAGCAGTTGACGATCTGATGACCTGGGAACTGAGTCAGACTGTAGCAGCAATGATCATGGAACCCATCATCACAGGTGGAGGAATCATCATGCCTCAACAAGATTACATGAAATCCGTAAAAGAAGTATGCGAAAAGCACGGTGCTCTTTTAATCTGTGATGAAGTGATTTGTGGTTTTGGAAGAACAGGTAAAGCATTTGGTTTTATGAATTACGATGTTAAACCTGACATTGTAACAATGGCAAAGGGGCTAACGAGTGGATACCTTCCTTTATCAGCTACAGCAGTGAAAGAAGAAATTTATGAAGCATTTAAAGGGAAAGGTTCATATGATCACTTTCGTCACATAAATACATTCGGAGGTAATCCTGCATCATGCGCACTTGCTCTAAAAAATCTAGAAATTATGGAACGGGAAAAGCTTTTCGACCGGTCTCAAGAATTAGGAGAAAAGCTGAAGCGTCAATTAATAGAGCAGTTATCTTCTCATTCCAATGTCGGCGATATCCGTGGGAAAGGGTTGTTGATTGGAATTGAGCTTGTTGAAGACAAAAGGACAAAAAAACCGCTTGCCGTGGGGGAACTAAATAAAGTGATCGGTTATTGCAAATCGAAGGGAGTAATCATCGGAAAAAATGGTGACACCGTAGCAGGTTATAATAATGTTCTTACGATGGCCCCTCCATTAATGATCGAAGAAAAAGACATCGATTTACTTGTGGATACCATTGTAGAAGGAATATCCCATTTATAAAGGTGCGCCTCACGCGCACTTTTTCCTATGGACTCGTTATAAAAAAAGATTGAATAATTAAAATAATTGGTTTATAGTAAAGATGTTACATACCGACTGGTTAGTTGATAAAGGAGGATGAAAATGAAAGCGATTCAATTAACAGAGTTTGGTGGTCCGGAAGTATTAAAACTAATCGACTTGGATGTGCCTGAGCCAAAAGGACACGAAGTACTTATTGAGATTCAAGCAATCGGGGTTAATTACGCAGATACCGCAAGAAGAGAAGGCCAATATGTTGTGGAAACACCTCTACCGTATGTGCCAGGTTCTGAAGTGGCTGGTGTTGTAAAAGCAGTTGGAGAAAAAGTGACTTCTGTAAAACCAGGTTCTTCGGTGGTCACATTATTAGGCACAAAAAATGCAACAGGTTATGCAGAATATACGTTAGCTGATGAAAGAGGACTCATTGCGATTCCAGATGGCGTTGATCCTCAGTATGCAGTAGCTCTCCCTCTACAGGGATTAAGTGCTTATCACACACTTAAGACAATGGGGCGTTTTGAAAATGGAGAAACGGTTTTGATTCATGCTGCAGCAGGCGGCGTTGGAACAATTGCAGTACAGCTCGCCAGACTATGGGGAGCTAAAACAATTATTGGTACAGCAAGCAGTGAAGAGAAAAGAAAGCTTGCAGCTGATATGGGAGCAGATATTACGATCGATTATACGAAAGAAGGCTGGGAACAAGAAGTTTTAGAAGCTACGGAAGGTAAGGGAGTAGACGTGATTCTTGAAATGGCAGGAGGAGACGTTTTCAGAAAATCGTTGAATTGCCTTGCACCTTTCGGACGACTCGTCATATATGGGGTAGCAAGTGGAGAACAAAGCCGCTTTTATCCATCTTCCTTAATGGAGAAAAATCAGTCTGTAGTTGGCTTTTTTCTACCACAGATGATGCGTAAGCCGTCTCTTTATCAGAAGAGTCTAGAAGAACTCCTAAACTATATGCAGAGTGGAGAACTTAAATTGACGATCGGCGGGGTTTTTGAGTTAGAAAAGGCAGCTGATGTTCATCGTATGCTTCAAGGACGCCAAACGAAAGGGAAGTTAATCCTAACTCCTTGATTGAAAAAAGAAGCGTGCATCAAACAAAGACGATCGAATTTGGTCGTCTTTTTTACATGGAGAAATTAGTTTTGATATTCTCTGTTAGAAAATCGCTATTGCCTATTCACTATGTTAACACTTTGTGGTAATTTAGTATTGCACTGTGTTAATATTCGAAATATTTTTCAGTGAAAATTTGATATTGTTGAAAATTTTTTCGGAAATTTGCTTGAAAGTTTTGTGAGCAAT
This genomic interval carries:
- a CDS encoding aspartate aminotransferase family protein, which gives rise to MQTAHENLAGKDEKYVWHAMRPYDPKSTMVIEKAKGAWLSDYDGNQFLDAMAGLWCVNVGYGREELAQAAFDQLKELSYYPLTHTHAPAIKLAEKLNEMLGGGYVIFFSNSGSEANETAFKIARQYHEQKGEGSRHKIVSRYRAYHGNTMGSLAATGQAQRKYKYEPLGQGFLHVQPPDTYRDVEDDRVQLASVKAVDDLMTWELSQTVAAMIMEPIITGGGIIMPQQDYMKSVKEVCEKHGALLICDEVICGFGRTGKAFGFMNYDVKPDIVTMAKGLTSGYLPLSATAVKEEIYEAFKGKGSYDHFRHINTFGGNPASCALALKNLEIMEREKLFDRSQELGEKLKRQLIEQLSSHSNVGDIRGKGLLIGIELVEDKRTKKPLAVGELNKVIGYCKSKGVIIGKNGDTVAGYNNVLTMAPPLMIEEKDIDLLVDTIVEGISHL
- a CDS encoding quinone oxidoreductase family protein, encoding MKAIQLTEFGGPEVLKLIDLDVPEPKGHEVLIEIQAIGVNYADTARREGQYVVETPLPYVPGSEVAGVVKAVGEKVTSVKPGSSVVTLLGTKNATGYAEYTLADERGLIAIPDGVDPQYAVALPLQGLSAYHTLKTMGRFENGETVLIHAAAGGVGTIAVQLARLWGAKTIIGTASSEEKRKLAADMGADITIDYTKEGWEQEVLEATEGKGVDVILEMAGGDVFRKSLNCLAPFGRLVIYGVASGEQSRFYPSSLMEKNQSVVGFFLPQMMRKPSLYQKSLEELLNYMQSGELKLTIGGVFELEKAADVHRMLQGRQTKGKLILTP